The Kineothrix sp. IPX-CK genomic interval TCTATTTCCGTCAGGTTATTTCCCTTGGTATCCAAATATCTGAACTCTCCGGCATAGCTTAAGTTGACAGTATCATCCACACCGCCCTTGATAACCTGTGCAGGCAGGGCATCTTTATTCTCATCCACATAAATGTTGCTCACACTATAGCCATAGTTGAGCAGCGACATCGCATCCTGAAATCTTACCTTATTGTCCGGAGCCGCCATGACTACCGCTATCAGTTCGATCCCGTCCTTATTGGCAGTCGCGGAAAGACAGTATTTCGCCTTGTTTGTGGAACCTGTTTTCAGTCCCGTAGCCCATTCGTACTGCTTTAAAAGCTTGTTAGTGCTGGACAGAGTAAAAGTCGAGGTTCCCTGTCTCGTTACATGAGAAATATCCTCCATCCAAATCTGCGTATAATCCAGTACCTCGGGATACTTGGTTATCAGTTCCCTCGACATAATCGCCACGTCTCTGGCCGAAGTATAATGAGTATCCGAATCCGAAAGTCCGCAGCTGTCCTCAAAATGCGTATGATCCATACGCAGTTCTTCCGCCCTCTGGTTCATCAGCTTCACAAATTCGGACTCGCTTCCTGCAATGTACTCCGCCACCGCCACACAGGCATCGTTTCCCGATGCCACAGCGATACACTTTATCAGGGTCTCTAAGGTCTGTACCTCTCCTTCCTCCAGGAACACTTGGGAACCGCCCATGGATTTGGCATATGCGCTGGTCATGATCTGATCATCCAAATGTATTCTTCCCGACCCCAGATGATCGAAAATAATCAACAGCGTCATAATCTTCGTTATGCTGGCAGGACTCTTTTCCGCATCTGCCTCTTGTTCGCAGATGATCTGCCCTGTAGAAGCTTCTATCAATATGTAAGAAGGCGCGGATACCTCCGGCACCGCCCTCGCGTAAAGTATGGAGGAGAAAAACAAGCAGATACTGAACCCGTAGCAAATAGCAGCTTTCACCAATTTCTTCACAATACACACTCCTGTCAGGTGTTCTACTACTATAAATATAAAAAAGCGATTCTGTTTAGAACCGCTTTTTAATACCATCTTGTTTTAAAGTTCTGATATTTATCCATCCATCTGTCCTTCTGTCCGCGTATATCAATACGAAACGCGCGGGTCAGCTGAATAATATAATCCACAGTAACGACAGCGAGTATCAGTCCGCATACCCGGCTTCCCATGGAAAAGCTCAGGCTGTCGATAAAACCTATCACTCTCGAATGCAAAAAAGTTATGATGAATACCGCATACAACCCCCATGCGGCCGTACTTTCCAAGCATATGATGCCTTTGTAATTACATGGCTTATCGTTATAATCCCACCAAACTTCTCCGAACAGCTTAAGCATGAGCTTTCCTACTAAAAATTCAAAAATAGTAGCCATAACAGCTCCCGCCAGATACAATCCGAAGAAATGGCCGTTTAAAGGATGGAGTATGGTATATCCTATCACCGCTCCAAAGCCGTAAATCGGACAAAAAGGACTCTTCGCGAACCCTCTGTTCGTCAGCCTTCTGTTGCAAAAAGACATGTAAATGGATTCTACCAGCCAGCCCAGCATGCTGTAGATTACGAATGCCGAAACAAAATGATAAATATCCGTTCCCAGTATTTCTCTTGTCCACATATCGAATTCCCCGCTATAAGATATATCATAGTATAAAAAAGCGGACAAGTCCGCATCAACTCCCTAATCCCTCACTCATAAGGGACTTGGCTGCTTTTTTAGCGCCGAATGCAGTCACACAGTGACATCTTCCTTTTGCATTCGTACGCA includes:
- a CDS encoding D-alanyl-D-alanine carboxypeptidase family protein, whose amino-acid sequence is MKKLVKAAICYGFSICLFFSSILYARAVPEVSAPSYILIEASTGQIICEQEADAEKSPASITKIMTLLIIFDHLGSGRIHLDDQIMTSAYAKSMGGSQVFLEEGEVQTLETLIKCIAVASGNDACVAVAEYIAGSESEFVKLMNQRAEELRMDHTHFEDSCGLSDSDTHYTSARDVAIMSRELITKYPEVLDYTQIWMEDISHVTRQGTSTFTLSSTNKLLKQYEWATGLKTGSTNKAKYCLSATANKDGIELIAVVMAAPDNKVRFQDAMSLLNYGYSVSNIYVDENKDALPAQVIKGGVDDTVNLSYAGEFRYLDTKGNNLTEIEKTISLPAQIEAPIEEGQAIGEAVYQLGGQRIGSISIVAAKAVDKAGYKDYVIKTIRYFLL
- a CDS encoding putative ABC transporter permease, whose product is MWTREILGTDIYHFVSAFVIYSMLGWLVESIYMSFCNRRLTNRGFAKSPFCPIYGFGAVIGYTILHPLNGHFFGLYLAGAVMATIFEFLVGKLMLKLFGEVWWDYNDKPCNYKGIICLESTAAWGLYAVFIITFLHSRVIGFIDSLSFSMGSRVCGLILAVVTVDYIIQLTRAFRIDIRGQKDRWMDKYQNFKTRWY